The proteins below come from a single Saccharophagus degradans 2-40 genomic window:
- a CDS encoding chemotaxis protein CheW, with the protein MSTPSSKDSDFFLASYFDELLTDPVPAQKPAEEEKTTAKPVAPKANQTPEKIAEANVIKAPEKKTPKNASLARTEPEALPELHQPIQKPAAASSIPAPSNTVTPASEEEPAPQLQPEAKSELQQRQAYLEETQKQKLQALLNQGIQLQAPVKTKPQTAQVVIEKVAQKVEQKVRVEQKVQVEQKIQVEQKVQEVHVEVKAPVQEITTVEQQTAAQTGYSLGVNDLLEWHENGRPMWAQERFDVLLFEVSGLTLAVPLVALGQIQPLNENLTPLFGQSNWFMGLLNSAHGKIKTINTALFVMPEKYNETFLETAKYVISIDGVSWGLAVDKVNQPVTLNPSEVKWRGERTKRPWLAGTVKSAMCALIDIPQMAKLLHDSDKNAQKR; encoded by the coding sequence ATGAGCACGCCATCGTCCAAAGATTCTGACTTTTTTTTGGCAAGCTATTTCGATGAGCTTCTAACTGACCCAGTACCGGCTCAGAAGCCCGCCGAAGAAGAAAAAACTACTGCAAAGCCAGTTGCGCCTAAGGCGAACCAAACGCCAGAAAAAATCGCAGAAGCAAATGTAATTAAAGCACCGGAAAAAAAAACACCTAAAAATGCCAGCTTAGCCCGCACCGAGCCAGAAGCATTACCCGAGCTACACCAGCCGATACAAAAGCCTGCTGCAGCGTCGTCCATTCCCGCGCCAAGTAACACTGTCACGCCAGCCTCAGAGGAGGAGCCTGCGCCGCAGTTACAGCCGGAAGCCAAATCAGAGCTGCAGCAAAGACAAGCTTATTTAGAAGAAACGCAAAAGCAGAAATTGCAGGCGTTACTTAATCAGGGAATACAGCTACAGGCGCCTGTTAAAACCAAGCCACAAACAGCGCAAGTGGTAATAGAGAAGGTTGCGCAAAAAGTTGAACAAAAGGTACGGGTTGAGCAAAAAGTACAGGTTGAGCAGAAGATACAGGTTGAGCAGAAAGTACAAGAAGTACATGTTGAAGTAAAAGCGCCGGTGCAAGAAATAACCACAGTGGAGCAGCAAACAGCGGCGCAAACGGGTTATTCCTTGGGAGTGAACGACCTGCTCGAATGGCACGAAAATGGCCGTCCGATGTGGGCGCAAGAGCGCTTTGATGTGCTGTTATTCGAGGTGAGCGGCTTAACACTAGCGGTGCCGTTGGTGGCCTTGGGTCAAATTCAGCCACTTAACGAAAATCTAACCCCTTTATTTGGCCAATCTAACTGGTTTATGGGCTTGCTTAACTCAGCCCACGGAAAAATTAAAACTATTAACACGGCGTTATTTGTAATGCCCGAAAAATACAACGAAACCTTCTTAGAAACGGCCAAATACGTTATATCAATTGATGGCGTAAGTTGGGGGCTAGCGGTAGATAAGGTGAATCAACCAGTAACCTTAAACCCCAGTGAAGTGAAATGGCGGGGGGAGCGCACCAAGCGCCCTTGGCTAGCGGGCACCGTAAAGTCTGCAATGTGTGCATTAATAGATATTCCGCAGATGGCGAAACTACTGCACGATTCCGACAAAAATGCCCAAAAGCGCTAG
- a CDS encoding ParA family protein produces the protein MIVWTVSNQKGGVGKTTTSVALAGLAAEAGKRVLLIDLDPHGSLTSYFRLDPDMQLSSVFTLFQERTALTESLIEKVTVRTPYAGISLLPAATALATLERQAIGDGMGLVISRTLAKVTDQYDLAIIDCPPQLGVLMVNALAACSRLLIPVQTEFLAIKGLERILHTLEMLAKSRKKPLNHIILPTMYDRRTQASVSSLRTIRNDYGECVWAGKIPVDTKLRDASRAGVPPHLFDPNGRAVEAYRSLYKFVLASYEKEHIAMEAGE, from the coding sequence TTGATTGTTTGGACTGTTTCCAACCAAAAGGGTGGGGTAGGCAAAACCACCACCAGCGTTGCGCTTGCAGGTTTGGCTGCCGAAGCGGGTAAGCGGGTATTACTTATCGATTTAGACCCGCATGGCTCGCTTACAAGCTACTTTCGTCTCGACCCTGATATGCAGTTATCCAGCGTCTTTACTTTGTTTCAGGAGCGCACAGCGCTAACAGAGTCGCTCATAGAGAAAGTAACGGTGCGAACACCATACGCAGGTATATCGTTACTGCCCGCAGCCACCGCTTTGGCAACGCTCGAGCGTCAAGCAATAGGCGATGGTATGGGGTTGGTTATATCGCGCACTCTGGCCAAGGTTACCGACCAATACGATCTGGCCATAATCGACTGCCCCCCGCAGCTTGGTGTGCTTATGGTTAATGCACTTGCGGCCTGTAGTCGTTTACTTATTCCTGTACAAACCGAGTTTTTAGCCATTAAAGGGCTAGAGCGTATATTGCACACCCTAGAAATGCTGGCTAAATCGCGTAAAAAGCCGCTAAATCACATCATATTACCCACTATGTACGACCGGCGAACACAAGCATCTGTTTCTAGCTTACGTACCATTCGCAACGATTATGGCGAATGTGTATGGGCCGGCAAAATACCCGTTGATACAAAGTTGCGAGATGCGAGCAGGGCGGGTGTACCACCGCACTTATTCGACCCCAATGGCCGCGCCGTAGAGGCTTACCGGTCACTCTATAAGTTTGTACTGGCCAGTTATGAAAAAGAGCATATCGCGATGGAGGCAGGTGAATGA
- a CDS encoding flagellar motor protein MotB has protein sequence MIRRQPIETKINHERWLVSYADFITLLFAFFVVMYSVSQVNETKYRTLSETLGNAFSSSAKKTNKNRSPDTTEAEVAPLKQIEQQLEQALSGVLATGEVTLNGNQNWVEIVIDANSFFSSGQATPSDEARTVLNKVADIISPFDNAVAVGGHTDDTPINNAQFKNNWELSSARAVTVVNLLAFAGVSPERMSAVGYGEYRPIADNQTPEGRSANRRVVLRVARDRADIPKVIAPNAIPQSETPATPANPEPVVNPGPAEEQPETVEPVRLKNGGLLFTSDPDRARNNR, from the coding sequence ATGATCCGAAGGCAGCCAATAGAAACAAAAATTAATCACGAACGTTGGTTAGTCTCCTACGCCGATTTTATTACGCTGCTATTTGCTTTTTTTGTGGTTATGTATTCAGTTTCGCAGGTTAACGAAACCAAATATCGCACCTTATCTGAAACCTTGGGTAACGCGTTTTCTAGTAGCGCCAAAAAAACAAATAAAAACCGTTCGCCCGACACTACCGAAGCAGAAGTGGCGCCCCTTAAGCAAATAGAACAGCAGCTGGAACAGGCTTTAAGCGGTGTGCTAGCTACCGGTGAGGTAACGTTAAATGGCAATCAAAACTGGGTGGAAATTGTAATAGATGCAAATTCATTCTTTTCGTCTGGGCAGGCCACTCCAAGTGATGAGGCGCGCACTGTCTTAAACAAGGTTGCCGATATTATCTCCCCCTTTGATAACGCTGTAGCAGTGGGTGGCCATACCGACGACACGCCAATAAACAATGCCCAATTCAAAAATAACTGGGAGCTATCTTCCGCCCGAGCAGTGACGGTGGTGAATCTATTGGCCTTTGCAGGTGTTAGCCCCGAGAGAATGTCTGCTGTAGGTTACGGGGAATACCGACCTATCGCCGATAACCAAACACCCGAGGGGCGCAGTGCCAATAGGCGTGTTGTGTTACGTGTAGCCCGCGATAGGGCCGATATTCCTAAAGTGATTGCGCCCAATGCAATTCCCCAAAGCGAAACGCCTGCAACGCCAGCCAACCCAGAGCCAGTAGTTAACCCCGGCCCAGCTGAAGAGCAACCAGAAACAGTCGAACCAGTAAGATTAAAAAACGGTGGCTTACTGTTTACAAGCGACCCCGATAGAGCGCGAAACAATCGATAG
- a CDS encoding flagellar motor protein, giving the protein MDILSVVGVIIGFAALLGGNFLEGGNWTSLVNGPAALVVVGGTLGAAILQTPYSGIKRSLTLFKWIFKPPRLHFKSGIKQVVSWAMAARKEGLLGLENIAEKEKDSFAKKGLQLLVDGSETDVIRHVMETDLIVAEQRDHDAVQFYESMGGYAPTIGIIGAVMGLIHVMQNLADPAELGPGIAIAFVATIYGVAFANLFLLPVANKLKACIKQQSQFRELLVEGIIAIADGENPKVIEMKLSGYLH; this is encoded by the coding sequence GTGGATATTCTCAGCGTAGTAGGTGTAATAATTGGCTTTGCCGCGCTGTTAGGCGGAAACTTCCTAGAAGGAGGCAATTGGACATCCCTAGTCAATGGGCCGGCGGCCCTTGTTGTAGTGGGTGGTACTTTAGGGGCGGCTATTTTGCAAACCCCTTATAGCGGTATAAAGCGCTCCCTTACACTATTCAAATGGATCTTTAAGCCCCCGCGCTTACATTTTAAGTCGGGCATTAAACAAGTTGTAAGCTGGGCCATGGCTGCCCGTAAAGAAGGCTTACTTGGCTTGGAAAATATTGCCGAAAAAGAAAAAGATAGCTTCGCCAAAAAAGGTTTACAACTGTTGGTTGATGGTAGCGAAACAGATGTTATCCGCCACGTAATGGAAACCGATTTAATTGTAGCCGAGCAGCGCGATCACGATGCCGTACAGTTTTACGAAAGCATGGGCGGCTACGCACCCACCATTGGTATTATTGGTGCAGTAATGGGGCTTATTCATGTTATGCAAAATCTTGCAGACCCGGCCGAACTCGGCCCCGGCATAGCTATAGCATTTGTTGCCACAATTTACGGGGTGGCATTTGCCAACTTATTTTTATTGCCCGTCGCCAATAAACTAAAAGCCTGTATCAAACAGCAATCGCAATTCAGAGAATTACTTGTAGAGGGCATAATCGCCATAGCAGACGGTGAAAACCCAAAAGTAATTGAAATGAAATTAAGCGGTTACCTGCACTAG
- a CDS encoding protein-glutamate methylesterase/protein-glutamine glutaminase produces the protein MAYKVLVVDDSQFFQVRLKQIINEHPDLEVVGIAANGQEAIDLEESLRPDIISMDYEMPHLDGISAVRSILSKRPIPIVMFSSMTYEGATITLEALDAGAVDFIPKNFAEVSRDSVVLKKRLHEKLLLFAQKAKPSVAARSTTQPSGVRPSALGANLSSSRSPRPASSAPSAPKKRIKGLVKLVAIGASTGGPVAVSEIITRLPANFPVPVIVAQHMPENFTKAFSERLNRQSAVEVREAQDGDLLKSGVVYVAPGGNQLMVDKTGRSIRILDGDARLTYKPSVDVLFASAASAMGDKVLAIVLTGMGADGCDGAKLLKQKGATIWGQDKDSCVVYGMPAAVAKAGLTDEVLPLDQVWQRLVSDV, from the coding sequence GTGGCTTATAAAGTTCTGGTTGTAGACGATTCACAATTTTTTCAGGTGAGATTAAAGCAAATAATTAATGAGCATCCTGATTTAGAAGTTGTTGGCATCGCAGCTAATGGCCAAGAAGCTATTGACCTAGAAGAGTCATTGCGCCCCGATATCATATCTATGGATTATGAAATGCCACATCTTGATGGTATTTCTGCTGTGCGCTCGATCTTGTCCAAGCGGCCTATACCCATCGTTATGTTTTCATCTATGACATACGAAGGGGCCACAATTACGTTAGAAGCTTTAGATGCTGGGGCAGTGGATTTTATTCCTAAAAACTTCGCTGAAGTATCCCGCGATTCAGTCGTTTTAAAAAAGCGCTTGCACGAAAAGCTATTGTTGTTTGCACAAAAAGCTAAGCCGAGTGTGGCGGCACGCAGTACAACCCAGCCAAGCGGGGTTAGGCCCTCTGCCTTAGGTGCAAATCTGTCTTCCAGTCGCTCACCCAGGCCGGCTAGTAGTGCACCCAGTGCCCCTAAAAAGCGAATAAAAGGCTTAGTTAAATTAGTAGCAATTGGCGCGTCTACCGGTGGGCCTGTTGCCGTTTCAGAAATAATCACTCGTTTGCCAGCCAACTTTCCCGTGCCAGTCATTGTGGCGCAACACATGCCAGAAAACTTTACCAAAGCATTCTCAGAGCGCCTTAATCGGCAGTCGGCTGTAGAGGTAAGAGAAGCGCAAGATGGCGATTTACTTAAGTCCGGTGTGGTATATGTGGCGCCTGGCGGCAACCAATTAATGGTCGATAAAACTGGTCGCTCCATACGTATTCTTGATGGCGATGCGCGCTTAACCTACAAGCCTTCGGTCGATGTGTTGTTTGCGTCTGCTGCAAGTGCCATGGGCGATAAAGTGTTGGCAATAGTATTAACGGGGATGGGCGCAGATGGATGCGATGGCGCTAAGTTATTAAAACAAAAAGGCGCAACCATATGGGGCCAGGATAAAGACTCCTGTGTTGTATATGGTATGCCAGCGGCTGTAGCCAAGGCTGGACTAACAGATGAAGTTTTACCGTTAGATCAAGTGTGGCAACGGCTGGTTTCGGATGTTTAG
- a CDS encoding chemotaxis protein CheA, whose translation MSFGEDEEILQDFLVEAGEILEQLSEQLVDLEQRPDDKELLNAIFRGFHTVKGGAGFLQLNAMVDCCHATENLFDMLRNGKRVVSSELMDVVLQALDLVNEQFDEVKNRQEITPASPELIAALEALINGETPAGAADVAAPEQPDEVAVEPATQEPDNAGELAISDDEFEGFLDAINEDSNSSANTAPAQQAAPSEPAIRGSDSDEITEDEFESLLDQLHGAGKAPKIEAPEPTSSAAASSSTDEISEDEFDNLLDQLHGLGKGPGTGGAAPAPTDGGSANNDLITDDEFEDLLDQLHGQGNGPIKAAKPASSAPKPAAAPAKPAAPEPVAKPSVAAATPSKEPTAPSPVKPTAPVAAPKPREAAPGGNSAAAGETTVRVDTQRLDDIMNMVGELVLVRNRLVRLGIDSADEVMQKAVGNLDVVTADLQTAVMKTRMQPIKKVFGRFPRVVRDLARNLKKEINLELQGEETDLDKNLVEALADPLVHLVRNSVDHGIELPGAREEKGKPRVGKVILAAEQEGDHILLSITDDGAGMDPNGLRDKAVEKGILEPDAAARLSDTEAFNLIFAPGFSTKTEISDVSGRGVGMDVVKTKITQLNGSIEIKSKIGEGTRFIIKVPLTLAIMPTLMIMVGKQAFALPLVSVNEIFHMDLSRTHVVDGQQCVTIRDHAVPIFELKKWLVRDHSIYKNDPESDSKEGHVVIVSVGTQRVGFIVDQLIGQEEVVIKPLGKMLQGTPGMAGATITGDGTIALILDVPSLLKRYAGSR comes from the coding sequence ATGTCATTCGGAGAAGATGAAGAGATTCTTCAGGACTTTCTAGTCGAAGCTGGAGAAATCCTGGAGCAGCTCTCCGAGCAGCTTGTAGACTTGGAGCAACGTCCAGACGATAAAGAGTTGCTTAACGCGATATTTCGCGGCTTTCACACCGTAAAAGGTGGTGCTGGCTTTTTACAACTAAATGCAATGGTAGATTGCTGTCACGCAACCGAAAACCTATTCGACATGCTTCGCAATGGTAAACGTGTAGTTAGCTCCGAGCTAATGGATGTTGTATTGCAAGCCCTAGATTTAGTTAACGAACAATTTGATGAAGTTAAAAACAGACAAGAAATAACGCCTGCTTCCCCCGAATTAATCGCGGCTTTAGAAGCGCTTATTAATGGCGAAACACCAGCTGGCGCGGCCGATGTCGCTGCACCCGAGCAGCCAGACGAAGTAGCGGTAGAACCTGCTACACAAGAGCCCGACAATGCAGGCGAGTTAGCTATTTCAGACGACGAATTTGAAGGCTTTCTCGACGCCATAAACGAAGACTCCAATTCCTCGGCTAATACAGCCCCAGCGCAACAAGCAGCCCCTAGTGAGCCTGCAATCAGAGGCTCCGATAGCGATGAAATAACCGAAGACGAATTTGAATCTTTATTGGATCAGTTACACGGTGCGGGCAAAGCGCCTAAAATCGAAGCTCCTGAACCAACGAGTAGTGCTGCAGCGAGTTCTAGCACTGATGAAATTTCAGAAGACGAATTCGACAATTTATTAGATCAGCTACACGGCCTAGGTAAAGGGCCCGGCACAGGCGGAGCTGCACCAGCGCCTACCGATGGCGGCAGTGCCAACAACGACCTTATTACTGACGATGAATTTGAAGATCTTCTCGATCAGCTGCATGGTCAGGGTAATGGCCCCATTAAAGCGGCTAAGCCTGCTTCTAGCGCGCCTAAACCTGCTGCAGCGCCAGCTAAACCCGCAGCACCAGAGCCAGTTGCAAAACCTTCAGTCGCTGCTGCGACACCAAGCAAAGAGCCTACAGCGCCTAGCCCTGTAAAGCCCACTGCACCAGTTGCAGCGCCTAAACCGCGAGAAGCGGCACCCGGTGGGAACAGTGCTGCAGCGGGCGAAACGACCGTTCGTGTAGATACCCAGCGCCTAGACGACATTATGAACATGGTGGGTGAGTTGGTGTTGGTACGTAACAGACTCGTGCGCCTAGGTATCGATTCCGCCGATGAAGTAATGCAAAAAGCGGTAGGTAATTTAGACGTGGTTACTGCCGATTTGCAAACAGCAGTAATGAAAACTCGCATGCAGCCAATCAAAAAAGTATTTGGCCGCTTTCCACGCGTTGTTCGCGATTTAGCGCGTAACCTGAAAAAAGAAATAAACCTCGAGCTACAAGGTGAAGAAACCGATTTAGATAAAAACCTCGTAGAAGCGTTAGCAGATCCACTGGTTCACTTGGTTAGAAATTCAGTGGACCACGGGATAGAACTGCCTGGTGCGCGCGAAGAAAAAGGCAAGCCTAGAGTAGGTAAAGTAATTTTGGCTGCCGAGCAAGAGGGCGACCATATTCTATTGTCCATTACCGACGATGGCGCTGGCATGGACCCTAACGGCTTGCGCGATAAAGCGGTAGAAAAGGGCATTCTAGAGCCCGATGCCGCCGCGCGTTTATCCGATACAGAAGCGTTTAACCTTATTTTTGCTCCTGGCTTTTCAACTAAAACAGAAATTTCTGATGTGTCTGGCCGCGGCGTAGGCATGGATGTTGTAAAAACCAAAATCACTCAGTTAAACGGCTCTATAGAAATCAAATCTAAAATTGGTGAAGGTACGCGCTTTATTATTAAAGTGCCGTTAACTCTCGCCATTATGCCAACGTTAATGATTATGGTAGGCAAGCAAGCATTTGCCTTGCCACTTGTAAGTGTGAACGAAATATTCCATATGGATTTATCAAGAACACACGTTGTAGACGGTCAGCAGTGCGTGACAATTCGCGATCATGCTGTGCCTATTTTTGAACTAAAAAAATGGCTGGTGCGCGATCACAGCATTTATAAAAACGATCCAGAAAGCGACTCGAAAGAGGGGCACGTTGTAATTGTATCAGTTGGTACACAGCGGGTAGGTTTCATTGTGGATCAGCTTATAGGCCAAGAAGAAGTGGTTATTAAACCATTAGGTAAAATGCTTCAAGGCACACCTGGCATGGCCGGCGCCACCATTACAGGCGATGGCACCATCGCATTAATTCTAGATGTTCCTAGTTTGTTAAAACGCTATGCTGGTTCGCGTTAA
- a CDS encoding protein phosphatase CheZ — METQRDLHKNEQFLTELEDCAKQLVENLQNNNFDGASELIHTLVEARDRHIFQSVGRLTRGLHNAIVNFNVDADFDNNPPEINNSEIRDASDRLNYVIKMTQEAADKTMDKVESIAPIAMNLGQEATLLRADWQKLKRREISKEEFKVLYDRMGTFLDQMDMGTQELNKSLQDIILEQGYQDLTGQVLKKVIGLVTDVESELVNLMRIAGEVEHVTGMAGGADTAATGSGEAKNSKGEGPQIHAETRDDVVSGQDDVDDLLSSLGF, encoded by the coding sequence ATGGAAACACAACGTGATCTGCATAAAAATGAGCAGTTTTTAACTGAGCTTGAAGATTGTGCGAAACAGCTAGTAGAGAACCTCCAAAACAATAATTTTGACGGTGCTTCGGAGCTTATTCACACCTTGGTAGAGGCGAGAGATCGTCATATTTTCCAGTCGGTGGGCCGATTAACTCGCGGCTTACATAATGCCATTGTCAATTTTAATGTCGATGCTGACTTCGATAATAATCCACCAGAAATTAACAACTCAGAAATACGCGATGCTTCAGATAGGCTTAACTACGTCATTAAAATGACTCAAGAAGCGGCCGATAAAACCATGGATAAGGTAGAGTCCATTGCCCCAATAGCAATGAACCTAGGGCAAGAGGCAACGCTTTTAAGGGCAGATTGGCAAAAATTAAAACGCCGTGAAATATCGAAAGAAGAGTTTAAAGTTTTATACGATCGTATGGGCACATTTCTCGACCAAATGGATATGGGCACGCAAGAACTGAACAAATCCCTGCAAGATATTATATTAGAGCAGGGCTATCAGGATCTTACCGGCCAAGTACTTAAAAAAGTGATTGGCTTGGTAACCGATGTTGAAAGTGAACTCGTGAATTTAATGCGTATTGCGGGCGAGGTAGAACATGTAACGGGTATGGCAGGTGGTGCCGATACGGCTGCCACTGGCAGCGGCGAAGCAAAAAATTCAAAAGGTGAAGGCCCGCAAATTCACGCAGAAACACGTGATGATGTGGTCTCGGGTCAAGATGATGTTGACGACCTTTTATCTAGCCTGGGCTTTTGA
- the cheY gene encoding chemotaxis response regulator CheY, with translation MDKNMKILIVDDFSTMRRIIKNLLRDLGFTNTHEADDGSTALPMLKSGDFDFLVTDWNMPGMSGIELLKEIRADAKLGTIPVLMVTAEAKRDQIIEAAQAGVNGYVVKPFTAQVLKEKIDKIFERVGG, from the coding sequence TTGGATAAAAACATGAAAATACTGATTGTTGATGATTTCTCGACGATGCGTCGGATCATTAAAAATCTGTTAAGAGATTTGGGGTTCACCAATACGCATGAGGCGGACGATGGCAGCACCGCATTGCCTATGCTTAAAAGTGGAGATTTCGATTTCTTAGTTACCGATTGGAACATGCCCGGTATGAGCGGCATCGAGCTGCTTAAAGAGATCCGTGCGGATGCCAAGCTGGGAACTATTCCCGTACTAATGGTTACGGCAGAAGCGAAGCGCGACCAAATTATCGAAGCCGCGCAAGCTGGTGTAAATGGCTATGTTGTTAAGCCCTTTACTGCTCAAGTGCTCAAAGAAAAAATAGACAAAATTTTTGAGCGCGTAGGCGGATAA
- a CDS encoding RNA polymerase sigma factor FliA has product MAVSVAENLMVYEKPKEGDQEIKVEDYAYLVKRIAHHMMARMPSCVQIEDLIQAGMLGLLEAAQKYDASKGASFETYSGIRIRGAIVDEMRRGDWAPRSVHRNSRRVAEAIATVEARHGRDARDHEIAEEMGLSLDEYYAMARDSASTRLFSYEETYENDESRFDEYEPSDGLRGPSEQVHRNALYTDLVAAIGKLPERERLVLSLYYEQEMNLKEIGLVLGVSESRVSQIHSQAALRLKSRMQDWQSYE; this is encoded by the coding sequence ATGGCAGTCTCAGTGGCAGAAAATTTGATGGTCTACGAAAAACCTAAGGAAGGAGACCAAGAAATAAAGGTAGAGGATTACGCCTATCTCGTGAAACGTATCGCCCATCATATGATGGCGCGCATGCCTTCGTGCGTTCAAATAGAAGATTTAATTCAAGCGGGCATGCTGGGGCTGCTAGAAGCAGCACAAAAATATGACGCCAGTAAAGGCGCAAGCTTCGAAACCTATTCTGGAATACGCATTCGCGGTGCCATTGTAGATGAAATGCGCCGCGGAGACTGGGCGCCTAGGTCTGTACATCGCAACAGTCGACGTGTAGCAGAGGCAATAGCCACAGTAGAGGCTCGCCATGGGCGCGATGCACGCGACCACGAAATAGCAGAAGAGATGGGTTTAAGCCTTGACGAGTACTACGCTATGGCGCGCGATAGTGCATCTACTCGCCTGTTTAGCTACGAAGAAACCTACGAAAACGATGAGTCGCGCTTTGACGAATACGAGCCTAGTGACGGTTTGCGCGGCCCCTCCGAACAAGTTCACCGTAATGCCCTCTACACCGATTTAGTGGCCGCCATTGGCAAATTGCCAGAGCGAGAGAGGCTTGTGCTATCGCTGTATTACGAACAGGAAATGAACCTAAAAGAAATTGGGCTAGTACTTGGTGTATCTGAATCTAGGGTAAGCCAAATCCACAGTCAGGCTGCTTTAAGGCTCAAATCCCGCATGCAAGATTGGCAATCGTACGAATGA
- a CDS encoding MinD/ParA family protein, with protein MSTVRPVKVIAVTGGKGGVGKTNLSVNLAIALAELRRRVVLMDADLGLANVDVLLGVQAKYTLADVLDGTKTLREVMVNGPAGIKIVPASSGVQQMASLTHQEHAALIHAFSDLGDQLDVLLIDTAAGISDTVVSFVRAAQEVLVVVCDEPSSITDAYALMKLLNMEHGVYRFRVVANMTRSTQEGINLFNKLNAVCERFLDASLQYVGSVPFDENLRKAVQKRRPILEFAPRSKAAAAIRVLAQKVDEWPVQTSARGHLEFFIEQLLSAQAASAGGGY; from the coding sequence ATGAGTACAGTCCGGCCGGTAAAAGTTATAGCTGTCACGGGTGGTAAAGGTGGCGTCGGCAAAACCAATCTTTCGGTAAATCTCGCCATTGCGTTGGCGGAGCTACGCAGACGAGTGGTGCTAATGGATGCCGACCTGGGGTTGGCCAATGTGGATGTACTGCTAGGAGTACAGGCCAAATACACACTGGCAGATGTACTCGACGGCACCAAAACTTTACGCGAAGTGATGGTAAATGGCCCGGCGGGAATAAAAATTGTGCCTGCCTCTTCTGGCGTTCAGCAAATGGCTAGCCTAACCCACCAAGAGCACGCAGCGCTTATTCACGCTTTTAGCGATTTGGGTGATCAGTTAGACGTACTGTTAATAGATACCGCAGCGGGTATATCCGACACGGTTGTAAGTTTTGTACGCGCAGCACAAGAGGTGTTGGTAGTGGTGTGCGACGAACCATCGTCTATCACAGATGCTTACGCTCTAATGAAATTATTAAATATGGAACATGGCGTATACCGTTTTCGCGTAGTTGCCAATATGACGCGTTCCACGCAAGAAGGCATAAACCTATTTAATAAATTAAATGCCGTGTGTGAGCGATTTTTAGATGCTTCTTTGCAATATGTAGGCAGCGTGCCGTTTGACGAAAACCTGCGCAAAGCCGTGCAAAAAAGGCGGCCAATATTGGAGTTTGCGCCGCGTTCGAAGGCGGCTGCTGCAATTAGAGTACTTGCGCAAAAAGTAGATGAGTGGCCGGTGCAAACCAGCGCAAGAGGGCATTTGGAATTCTTTATAGAGCAGTTGCTAAGTGCGCAGGCTGCATCCGCCGGAGGTGGTTATTAG